A single window of Vibrio sp. HB236076 DNA harbors:
- the cydB gene encoding cytochrome d ubiquinol oxidase subunit II, with translation MFDYEVLRFVWWVLIGVLLIGFTVADGFDLGVGALMPILGKTDTERRVMINTIAPHWDGNQVWLITAGGALFAAWPQVYAVSFSGFYFAMILALAALWLRPLGLDYRSKIEEPRWRKTWDIAISISGFVPALIFGVAFGNLLQGVPFEINEFLMARYQGSFFGLLNPFALLAGVLSVSLFIMQGSSWLQMKTRGDLHKRARVTNQIASAIAVFSFGLAGLWIQHIDGFVVTSVLDHHAASDPLAKDVSIQAGAWMKNYSIHPVLWAAPILGLVMPLVAILASRAEKAAIAFIASSLATAGVILTAGISMFPFVMPSSIQPNASLTMWDSTSSQLTLEIMTCVAFVMVPIILAYTSWCYYKMFGRIDNQFVEDNKHSVY, from the coding sequence ATGTTTGATTACGAAGTCTTGCGATTTGTATGGTGGGTATTGATTGGCGTTTTGTTGATCGGTTTCACCGTTGCTGATGGTTTCGACCTTGGGGTAGGCGCGTTAATGCCTATCCTAGGGAAAACGGATACCGAGCGTCGTGTGATGATAAACACCATCGCGCCGCACTGGGACGGTAACCAAGTTTGGCTAATTACCGCCGGTGGGGCACTTTTTGCAGCCTGGCCGCAAGTCTATGCGGTGTCATTTTCTGGCTTTTACTTTGCGATGATCCTGGCATTAGCGGCATTATGGCTAAGGCCTCTTGGCTTGGATTATCGCTCTAAAATTGAAGAACCACGCTGGAGAAAAACCTGGGACATTGCAATTTCGATCAGCGGTTTTGTCCCAGCATTGATCTTTGGTGTCGCTTTTGGAAATTTACTGCAAGGCGTTCCCTTTGAAATTAATGAGTTTTTGATGGCGAGATACCAAGGTTCATTCTTTGGCTTATTGAATCCTTTTGCTCTGTTAGCTGGCGTTCTTAGTGTGAGCCTGTTTATTATGCAAGGCTCAAGTTGGCTACAGATGAAGACCCGTGGTGATTTACACAAGCGTGCTCGTGTAACTAACCAAATCGCCAGTGCGATTGCTGTATTTAGCTTTGGTCTTGCGGGTTTATGGATACAACATATCGATGGATTCGTTGTGACCAGTGTGCTTGATCATCACGCCGCTTCCGATCCATTAGCCAAAGACGTGTCAATTCAAGCGGGGGCATGGATGAAGAATTACTCCATTCACCCTGTTTTATGGGCGGCTCCGATACTCGGCCTTGTGATGCCCTTGGTGGCAATATTGGCGTCGAGAGCAGAAAAAGCAGCCATTGCCTTTATTGCGTCGAGTTTAGCCACAGCCGGTGTCATCCTCACTGCGGGTATTTCAATGTTCCCGTTTGTCATGCCATCGAGTATTCAGCCTAATGCAAGCTTGACCATGTGGGATTCCACGTCAAGTCAGTTAACGTTAGAGATTATGACGTGTGTGGCGTTCGTAATGGTGCCCATTATCTTGGCGTATACAAGCTGGTGTTATTACAAAATGTTTGGTCGTATTGATAATCAGTTTGTTGAAGATAACAAACACTCAGTCTACTAA
- the cydX gene encoding cytochrome bd-I oxidase subunit CydX has product MWYFAWILGVLLACAFGIINALWLEHTEMMNDDE; this is encoded by the coding sequence ATGTGGTATTTTGCTTGGATCCTAGGGGTATTATTGGCTTGTGCATTCGGCATTATCAATGCACTCTGGCTTGAACATACCGAAATGATGAATGACGATGAATGA